A window of the Haloarcula litorea genome harbors these coding sequences:
- a CDS encoding DUF6069 family protein, with amino-acid sequence MAAITSLSPIATTGGELARRTALGVLVAAVAALLVAGIAGALALPLGVTGATSPFAAVPIVASTVVAGTGAAVAYAALVRFTDRPVRNFTVLAGVVFVGMLVPVVAVAPTLGVTATGQAVLVALHVAVAVPLVAFVVGAVGR; translated from the coding sequence ATGGCAGCTATCACTTCACTATCCCCCATCGCTACCACGGGCGGCGAACTCGCGCGTCGGACGGCGCTCGGCGTCCTCGTCGCGGCCGTCGCGGCGCTGCTGGTCGCCGGTATCGCCGGGGCGCTCGCGCTCCCGCTCGGCGTGACCGGGGCGACGAGTCCGTTCGCCGCCGTGCCGATCGTCGCGTCGACCGTCGTCGCCGGCACGGGTGCCGCCGTCGCCTACGCGGCCCTGGTACGGTTCACCGACCGCCCGGTGCGGAACTTCACGGTGCTGGCCGGCGTCGTCTTCGTCGGGATGCTGGTGCCCGTCGTCGCCGTCGCACCGACCCTGGGCGTCACGGCGACGGGGCAGGCGGTCCTCGTGGCCCTCCACGTGGCCGTCGCGGTCCCGCTGGTCGCGTTCGTCGTCGGGGCCGTCGGGCGCTGA